A single window of Selenihalanaerobacter shriftii DNA harbors:
- a CDS encoding DUF2283 domain-containing protein, translated as MMEIEFKVKVTYDQEADLGYIYLAEICEGEVEYSIKVEDKVLDFDGEGRLLGIEFLDGKAGLPKSLISKLEGEK; from the coding sequence ATGATGGAAATAGAATTTAAAGTAAAAGTTACTTATGATCAAGAAGCTGATTTAGGGTATATTTATTTAGCAGAAATTTGTGAAGGAGAAGTGGAGTATTCAATTAAAGTTGAAGATAAAGTTCTAGATTTTGATGGAGAAGGACGCTTATTAGGGATTGAATTCTTAGATGGTAAGGCAGGTTTGCCTAAGTCACTTATCTCTAAGTTAGAGGGAGAGAAGTAA